Proteins encoded in a region of the Gemmatimonadota bacterium genome:
- a CDS encoding c-type cytochrome yields the protein MRRLLTLLLAVLAPMALGAQAGKFPPDSLVNTQVIPHGTPVMQAIGQMRNFTGALGVRCQFCHVGEEGMPLDKFDFASDQKRTKLVARQMMRMVAEINRRLDTLPGRMTTGLQVTCNTCHRGTNRPVPLATIVADAANVSADSAMRAYRALRERYYGKDTFDFTEFSLNSAALRVGRSSKFAEAFSLIKLNEEFFPTSSAAALTRGNVELLRGDTTAAEAAFREAVKRDANGGQEAKGRLRDIGKTP from the coding sequence ATGCGACGTCTGCTCACCCTCCTCCTCGCCGTGCTGGCCCCGATGGCGCTCGGAGCGCAGGCCGGCAAGTTCCCGCCGGATTCGCTGGTGAACACGCAGGTCATTCCTCACGGCACGCCGGTGATGCAGGCGATCGGGCAGATGCGCAACTTCACGGGCGCGCTCGGCGTCCGCTGTCAGTTCTGCCACGTGGGCGAGGAGGGGATGCCGCTCGACAAGTTCGATTTTGCGAGCGACCAGAAGCGCACCAAGCTGGTGGCGCGCCAGATGATGCGGATGGTGGCCGAGATCAACCGTCGGCTTGACACCCTTCCCGGGCGAATGACCACCGGACTGCAGGTCACCTGCAATACCTGCCACCGCGGCACCAACCGACCGGTGCCACTCGCGACGATCGTCGCCGACGCGGCGAACGTCTCGGCCGACTCCGCCATGCGGGCCTACCGTGCCCTGCGTGAGCGCTACTACGGCAAGGATACCTTCGACTTCACCGAGTTCTCGCTCAACAGCGCGGCACTCCGAGTGGGTCGGTCGAGCAAGTTCGCCGAGGCATTTTCGCTTATCAAGCTCAATGAGGAGTTCTTCCCCACGTCATCGGCCGCAGCACTTACGCGCGGGAATGTCGAGCTGTTGCGGGGAGATACCACCGCTGCGGAAGCGGCGTTCCGTGAAGCGGTGAAGCGCGACGCGAATGGTGGTCAGGAGGCCAAGGGTCGGCTCCGCGACATCGGGAAGACGCCCTAG
- a CDS encoding DPP IV N-terminal domain-containing protein yields MQRTALVSSLLTALALTGAGAQQTAVTAADYARAEKFLAPAVTPLVNGTSVRGTWAPGDRYWYRNVTPAGSEFILADPVTKKRTPLFDHAKVATALTVVAGGNYDAGHLPFTTLELAADGKSFVVNLTGKRYSCDVRGISCVTVAGVAPVPATGGRGAGPRGAGAALAVLSPDGKRSAFIRDWNLWVRDVASNQETQLTTDGVKDFGYATDNAGWANSDRAILLWSPDSRKLATYQQDQRNVGDMYLVTTTAGHPTLRAWKYPLPGDSVVTMLQRVVVDVDAKRVIRFQMAPDQHRSTNGDNISMGDVQWSPDASQVAFVSVTRDHKTATLRVADAASGTVRTVMSESVPKSHFESGMGKINWQMLWPTKEVLWWSQRDNWGQLYLYDATTGALKNQITTGEGNVATVVKLDEKTRTIWFTGVGREAGRDPYFRHLYRIGMDGKGYTLLTPDNGDHDVQLSPSGNMLVDTWSRPDAPQVTSFRSGVTGKEIVALEKADISRLVATGWKPPIPITMKGRDGTTDIYGLMFRPSNFDSTRKYPIINQIYPGPQTGSVGGRAFTAARGDAQALAELGFIVVEIDGMGTPNRSKSFHEAYYANMGDNTLPDQITGMKQLAAKYPWIDLTRVGIWGHSGGGFATADAMFRYPDFFKVGIAESGNHDNRVYEDDWGERYQGLLVKNADGSSNYDDQANQSLAKNLKGHLLLAHGTMDNNVPPYNTLLVADALIRANKDFDLLLLPNQPHGYGSMSTYMMRRRWDYFVRWLQGVEPPKEFQFAPPTPAPGGPGGN; encoded by the coding sequence ATGCAACGCACCGCCCTCGTTTCGTCGCTCCTGACCGCTCTCGCCCTCACCGGCGCTGGCGCCCAGCAGACGGCCGTGACCGCTGCCGATTACGCCCGGGCCGAGAAGTTTCTGGCACCGGCCGTGACCCCGCTCGTCAACGGAACGTCGGTCCGCGGGACCTGGGCTCCAGGTGACCGCTACTGGTATCGCAACGTGACGCCGGCCGGGAGCGAATTCATCCTCGCCGATCCGGTGACGAAGAAGCGCACTCCGCTCTTCGATCACGCCAAGGTGGCGACCGCACTCACGGTGGTCGCGGGTGGCAACTACGACGCGGGCCACCTCCCGTTCACGACGCTCGAATTGGCGGCTGATGGCAAAAGCTTTGTGGTCAACCTCACCGGCAAGCGGTACTCGTGCGATGTGCGTGGCATCAGCTGCGTGACGGTGGCGGGCGTCGCTCCGGTGCCGGCGACCGGCGGACGTGGTGCCGGTCCTCGGGGCGCCGGGGCCGCGCTCGCCGTGCTCTCGCCCGATGGCAAGCGGTCGGCCTTCATTCGCGACTGGAATCTCTGGGTTCGCGATGTGGCCAGCAATCAGGAGACGCAGCTCACCACCGATGGCGTCAAGGACTTCGGCTACGCGACCGACAACGCCGGCTGGGCCAACTCCGATCGCGCCATCCTGCTCTGGTCGCCCGACTCGCGGAAACTTGCGACTTATCAGCAGGATCAGCGCAACGTGGGCGATATGTACCTGGTGACGACCACGGCGGGCCATCCAACATTGCGCGCCTGGAAGTATCCGCTGCCGGGTGACAGCGTGGTCACCATGCTGCAGCGCGTCGTGGTGGATGTCGATGCGAAGCGGGTGATTCGCTTCCAGATGGCTCCCGACCAGCATCGCTCGACCAACGGCGACAACATCAGCATGGGTGATGTGCAGTGGAGCCCGGACGCGAGCCAGGTCGCTTTTGTCTCCGTGACCCGCGACCACAAGACCGCCACCCTGCGCGTGGCCGATGCCGCCAGCGGTACGGTGCGCACGGTGATGAGCGAGTCGGTGCCGAAGTCACATTTCGAATCTGGCATGGGGAAGATCAACTGGCAGATGCTCTGGCCCACCAAGGAAGTGCTCTGGTGGTCGCAGCGCGACAACTGGGGTCAGCTCTATCTCTACGATGCCACCACGGGCGCGCTCAAGAATCAGATCACCACGGGCGAGGGCAACGTCGCCACAGTCGTGAAGCTCGATGAGAAGACGCGCACGATCTGGTTTACCGGCGTCGGCCGGGAAGCCGGTCGTGACCCGTATTTCCGGCATCTCTACCGGATCGGGATGGACGGCAAGGGTTACACGTTGCTGACGCCGGACAACGGCGACCATGATGTCCAGCTTTCGCCCAGCGGCAACATGCTGGTCGACACCTGGTCGCGTCCTGATGCCCCGCAGGTCACTTCGTTCCGGAGTGGTGTGACGGGCAAGGAGATCGTGGCCCTCGAGAAGGCCGACATCTCGCGCCTCGTGGCCACTGGCTGGAAGCCACCGATCCCGATCACGATGAAGGGACGCGATGGCACGACCGACATCTATGGCCTGATGTTCCGGCCGAGCAACTTCGACTCGACGCGCAAGTACCCGATCATCAACCAGATCTACCCGGGGCCGCAGACCGGTAGCGTTGGCGGCCGCGCCTTCACCGCCGCCCGCGGTGATGCGCAGGCCCTCGCCGAACTCGGCTTCATTGTCGTCGAGATCGACGGGATGGGGACGCCGAACCGGTCGAAGAGTTTCCACGAGGCCTACTACGCCAACATGGGCGACAACACGCTTCCCGATCAGATCACCGGGATGAAGCAACTCGCCGCGAAGTATCCCTGGATCGATCTGACGCGCGTGGGGATCTGGGGTCACTCGGGCGGTGGCTTTGCGACGGCCGACGCGATGTTCCGCTATCCGGATTTCTTCAAGGTCGGCATCGCCGAGTCGGGCAACCACGACAACCGCGTCTACGAGGACGACTGGGGCGAGCGCTATCAAGGGCTGCTGGTGAAGAATGCCGATGGTTCCAGCAACTACGACGACCAGGCCAACCAGAGCCTCGCGAAGAACCTCAAGGGGCACCTGCTGCTCGCGCACGGCACGATGGACAACAACGTGCCGCCGTACAACACGCTGCTGGTGGCCGATGCGCTCATCAGGGCCAACAAGGACTTCGATCTCCTGCTGCTGCCGAACCAGCCGCACGGCTATGGATCGATGTCGACCTACATGATGCGCCGTCGCTGGGACTACTTCGTGCGCTGGCTGCAGGGCGTGGAGCCGCCGAAGGAATTCCAGTTTGCGCCGCCCACTCCCGCGCCGGGCGGGCCCGGGGGGAACTAG
- a CDS encoding NADPH-dependent FMN reductase has product MISVLTISGSLRAASSNRNALDAVELLAPPAVRISHYRGLGELLHFNPDLDAEGMTPPSSVALLRAAVMAADAVMICSPEYAHGVPGSLKNGLDWLVSDLHLPGKPIGLLNLSPRSTHAQESLREILTTMSTRVISEASLALPLSGRRLSAEAMAADPVLAPLLRESLAGLVAAVR; this is encoded by the coding sequence GTGATTTCGGTCTTGACGATTTCGGGGAGCCTGCGAGCGGCTTCGTCGAATCGCAACGCGCTCGATGCAGTGGAACTGCTGGCACCGCCAGCGGTGCGAATCAGCCACTATCGTGGGCTGGGCGAGCTCCTTCACTTCAATCCCGACCTCGACGCCGAAGGGATGACGCCGCCGTCATCAGTCGCACTCCTGCGCGCCGCGGTCATGGCGGCCGATGCCGTGATGATCTGTTCGCCGGAATACGCGCACGGCGTCCCTGGTTCGCTCAAGAACGGGCTCGACTGGCTCGTCAGTGATCTGCACTTGCCGGGGAAACCGATCGGCCTGCTGAACCTCTCGCCGAGATCGACGCATGCCCAGGAATCACTGCGGGAAATTCTCACCACGATGTCGACCCGGGTGATTTCCGAGGCGTCGCTCGCCTTGCCGCTCTCGGGCCGGCGGCTGAGCGCGGAGGCGATGGCGGCGGATCCGGTGCTGGCGCCGCTGCTCCGTGAGTCGCTCGCTGGCCTCGTGGCTGCGGTGCGCTAG
- a CDS encoding acyl-CoA dehydrogenase family protein yields MDFRLTEEQEQVKQMVRDFAQREIQPHVMEWDEAQHFPLDTIKQLGELGMLGAILPEAYGGSGLSYVDYVNIIEELGAVESGVALAVAAHNSLASGHIYLGGNEEQRQKYLPKLASGEWIGCWALTEPASGSDAAGLRCSAVQDGDHWVLNGTKNFITNTTYAQVAVVLAVSDKHDKKHGITAFVIDMSTPGIRAGKKENKLGMRTSDTAELVLENCRVPAANVLGKVGYGFIDAMKVLDGGRISIGALAVGIARGAYEAARKYSKERSAFGQPISGFQAIQFMLSDMATEIEAARLLCYRAAAMKDAGEKTTLWSSMAKLYASEVAVRCTQKSVQIFGGYGFIKEYPAEKFYRDVMLCTIGEGTSEIQRMVIARALLAM; encoded by the coding sequence ATGGATTTTCGTCTGACCGAGGAACAGGAACAGGTCAAGCAGATGGTGCGCGACTTCGCTCAGCGCGAGATCCAGCCGCACGTGATGGAGTGGGATGAAGCGCAGCACTTCCCACTCGATACCATCAAGCAGCTCGGTGAGCTGGGCATGCTCGGCGCCATCCTGCCGGAAGCCTATGGCGGATCGGGTCTCAGCTACGTCGACTACGTCAACATCATCGAGGAACTCGGCGCGGTCGAATCGGGTGTTGCCCTGGCGGTGGCCGCGCATAACTCGCTGGCCTCGGGTCACATCTACCTCGGCGGCAACGAAGAGCAGCGGCAGAAGTATCTGCCCAAGCTTGCAAGCGGCGAGTGGATCGGCTGCTGGGCGCTGACCGAGCCGGCCTCAGGGAGCGATGCCGCCGGTCTGCGTTGCAGCGCGGTGCAGGACGGCGACCACTGGGTCCTCAACGGCACCAAGAACTTCATCACCAACACGACCTACGCCCAGGTGGCTGTGGTGCTCGCGGTGAGTGACAAGCACGACAAGAAACACGGCATCACCGCGTTCGTGATCGATATGAGCACGCCCGGAATCCGCGCCGGCAAGAAAGAGAACAAGCTCGGGATGCGGACCTCCGATACGGCCGAGCTGGTGCTCGAGAATTGCCGGGTGCCAGCCGCGAATGTGCTTGGCAAGGTGGGCTATGGCTTCATCGATGCGATGAAGGTGCTCGATGGCGGCCGCATTTCGATCGGAGCGCTCGCGGTGGGGATTGCGCGCGGCGCGTACGAGGCCGCGCGGAAGTACTCCAAGGAGCGGAGCGCCTTCGGACAGCCGATCTCCGGTTTCCAGGCGATCCAGTTCATGCTCTCCGACATGGCGACCGAAATCGAAGCAGCACGCCTGCTCTGCTACCGCGCTGCCGCGATGAAGGATGCCGGCGAGAAGACGACGCTCTGGTCGTCAATGGCGAAGCTTTACGCCTCTGAGGTTGCGGTCCGCTGCACCCAGAAGAGCGTGCAGATCTTCGGCGGCTACGGCTTCATCAAGGAGTACCCCGCGGAAAAGTTCTATCGCGACGTGATGCTCTGCACCATCGGCGAGGGCACCAGCGAAATCCAGCGGATGGTGATTGCGAGGGCGTTGCTGGCGATGTGA
- a CDS encoding GNAT family N-acetyltransferase encodes MTLDHFTTARLRGERLLAEHEPDIRRIQSDPDVMALLGGPRDEAKTAAYMVRNLAHWERHGHGVYLLRERDSDTVAGLGCLRNLDLEGVPEIEIGYLFFKQYWGQGLGTEVAQACLDLGFGLLEAPSLVALTDPKNYGSQGVMKKVGMQFEREMLLDGTPVVVYRGMRPA; translated from the coding sequence ATGACCCTCGACCACTTCACCACGGCCCGGCTCCGCGGCGAGCGACTTCTCGCCGAGCACGAGCCCGACATTCGCCGCATCCAGAGCGACCCCGATGTGATGGCGTTGCTGGGCGGTCCGCGTGACGAAGCGAAGACGGCGGCCTACATGGTTCGCAACCTCGCCCACTGGGAGCGCCACGGTCACGGCGTCTACCTGCTGCGCGAACGGGACAGCGACACGGTCGCGGGCCTCGGCTGCCTTCGCAACCTCGACCTCGAGGGCGTTCCCGAGATCGAAATCGGCTACCTCTTCTTCAAGCAGTACTGGGGGCAGGGACTCGGTACCGAAGTGGCGCAGGCCTGCCTCGATCTGGGATTCGGCTTGCTCGAAGCTCCGTCGCTCGTGGCCCTCACCGACCCCAAGAACTACGGCTCCCAGGGTGTGATGAAGAAGGTCGGGATGCAGTTCGAGCGCGAGATGCTGCTCGACGGCACCCCAGTGGTGGTCTACCGCGGGATGCGACCGGCCTGA
- a CDS encoding DinB family protein: MPKDAVTAALLTQLERTQQGEPWYGSSREQALKGISFSDAAKHPINGAPSIWELVLHMTSWTREVAQRLEGAAPGAPADGDWPKVGTVSARAWTQAKADLAAAHAELVAAAAELSSARLARIVGTVPSPPLGTGTTVAGMLVGLAQHDAYHVGQLFLLRRALKAKAAR, encoded by the coding sequence ATGCCCAAAGACGCCGTGACCGCGGCACTGCTCACGCAACTTGAACGCACGCAGCAGGGTGAGCCATGGTATGGCTCATCACGCGAGCAGGCGCTCAAGGGGATTTCGTTCAGCGATGCCGCCAAGCACCCGATCAACGGCGCGCCATCGATCTGGGAGCTGGTGCTCCACATGACCTCGTGGACGCGTGAGGTGGCGCAGCGGCTCGAGGGCGCGGCGCCAGGCGCGCCTGCCGACGGTGACTGGCCCAAGGTCGGCACCGTGAGTGCCCGTGCCTGGACCCAGGCGAAGGCTGACCTCGCCGCGGCGCACGCCGAGCTTGTGGCGGCGGCTGCCGAGCTCAGCAGCGCTCGGCTCGCCCGGATCGTCGGCACGGTACCCTCGCCACCGCTCGGCACCGGTACCACTGTCGCTGGAATGCTCGTGGGCCTGGCACAACACGACGCCTATCACGTCGGGCAGCTATTCCTGTTGCGGCGCGCGCTCAAGGCGAAAGCCGCCAGGTGA
- a CDS encoding sulfatase-like hydrolase/transferase gives MWPGFSRSRLALGPHLTDSRAFASALRAGVRRIGFCFAYFAAWMLYFAILRAAFLLYHFAAARHAGVAIAWGTFFHGARMDMAATAYPAVVVFAFTALSLFLPRTGAWLVRWFTALMVTLLTFISVLDLELFRAWGYRIDASILRYLNTPKEMFASAGASPIWLLLPLLVVLLIVARLGFRHFFRAELRGWQRVWWPVAIPAFALLGGLCWFLYYPARGGFQKMPMTQSTVYFSRDAFANQAAINASWNFFDAVFWRTYDTTNAYRVLPAEEAAATVDSLLQRGGPTRSLLRVARPNVIVILWESFSAKVVERLGGVAGVTPNVDSLIRDGVLFDHFYASGDRSPEGLTAILGGYPAQPTTEIIQHPRKSASLPALSRELKHAGYRATFYYGGDPEFTNFKSFLLQAEFDSLVTAEAFRPGDRHSSWGADDHVVLGRLQADLVQMPRPFFVTLFTLSSHEPFVVPMKTVIPGSDETSRFLNAHRYTDQSIGDFVRQARTMPWWDSTLIVILADHGHRLPMLDSLQPSRKWETFAIPMLWLGGALAVRDTVIHQVGGQADLPATLLAQLGLDGSRFGWSRDLLAAGAAQWSWFTFTDGFGVVTDSGAVAWDNVGKRIIAQSGNGGSREIRHGQALLQRLIDDYVKR, from the coding sequence GTGTGGCCAGGATTTTCTCGATCACGCCTCGCACTGGGGCCGCACCTGACTGACTCGCGGGCGTTCGCCAGCGCGCTGCGTGCCGGCGTGCGACGCATCGGCTTCTGTTTCGCGTACTTCGCGGCGTGGATGCTCTATTTCGCCATCCTGCGCGCCGCGTTTCTCCTCTATCATTTCGCGGCGGCGCGCCACGCTGGTGTCGCAATCGCCTGGGGCACCTTCTTCCACGGTGCCCGGATGGACATGGCCGCGACCGCCTATCCCGCGGTGGTGGTGTTCGCGTTCACGGCACTCTCGCTCTTCCTGCCGCGCACTGGCGCGTGGCTGGTGCGCTGGTTCACCGCGCTGATGGTGACGCTGCTCACGTTCATCTCGGTGCTCGATCTCGAACTGTTCCGGGCGTGGGGCTACCGGATCGATGCCTCGATCCTGCGCTATCTCAATACGCCGAAGGAAATGTTTGCGTCGGCCGGCGCGTCGCCGATCTGGTTGCTGCTGCCGCTGCTCGTGGTGCTGCTGATCGTGGCGCGCCTGGGCTTCCGGCACTTCTTCCGCGCGGAGTTGCGGGGGTGGCAGCGAGTCTGGTGGCCGGTCGCGATTCCGGCCTTCGCCCTGCTCGGCGGACTCTGCTGGTTTCTCTACTACCCGGCGCGCGGCGGGTTCCAGAAGATGCCGATGACGCAGAGCACGGTCTATTTCTCCCGTGATGCCTTTGCGAATCAGGCCGCCATCAACGCATCGTGGAATTTTTTCGACGCGGTCTTCTGGCGGACCTACGACACGACCAATGCCTACCGGGTCCTGCCAGCTGAGGAGGCCGCGGCCACGGTCGATTCATTGCTGCAGCGCGGCGGGCCGACACGGTCGCTGCTCCGCGTGGCTCGCCCGAACGTCATCGTCATCCTGTGGGAGAGCTTTTCGGCCAAGGTCGTCGAGCGGCTCGGTGGCGTCGCCGGCGTGACGCCGAACGTCGATTCACTGATCCGGGACGGCGTGCTCTTCGATCACTTCTACGCGAGTGGCGACCGCAGTCCTGAGGGGCTCACCGCGATCCTCGGCGGCTATCCAGCGCAGCCCACCACCGAAATCATCCAGCACCCCCGGAAGAGCGCTTCGCTGCCGGCGTTGTCGCGCGAACTCAAGCACGCGGGCTATCGGGCGACCTTCTACTACGGCGGCGACCCCGAGTTCACCAACTTCAAGTCGTTCCTGCTCCAGGCCGAGTTCGATTCCCTCGTCACGGCAGAGGCGTTCCGCCCGGGAGATCGGCACTCGAGCTGGGGTGCCGACGATCACGTGGTGCTGGGTCGGCTGCAAGCCGACCTGGTGCAGATGCCACGACCATTCTTCGTGACCTTGTTCACGCTCAGCAGTCACGAGCCATTCGTGGTCCCGATGAAAACGGTGATCCCGGGAAGCGATGAGACGAGTCGGTTCCTCAACGCGCATCGCTATACCGATCAAAGCATCGGGGATTTCGTCCGTCAGGCGCGCACGATGCCGTGGTGGGACAGTACGCTGATCGTCATCCTCGCCGATCACGGGCATCGCCTTCCTATGCTCGATTCCCTGCAACCGTCGCGGAAATGGGAGACCTTTGCCATCCCGATGCTCTGGCTCGGTGGTGCCCTCGCGGTGCGAGACACGGTCATCCATCAGGTCGGCGGGCAGGCGGATCTCCCGGCCACGCTGCTGGCCCAGCTCGGACTCGACGGATCGCGCTTCGGCTGGAGCCGGGACCTGCTCGCAGCGGGCGCAGCGCAGTGGAGCTGGTTCACCTTCACCGATGGCTTCGGTGTGGTCACGGACTCCGGCGCCGTGGCGTGGGACAACGTTGGCAAGCGGATCATCGCCCAGAGTGGCAACGGCGGGTCGCGCGAGATCCGGCACGGACAGGCGCTACTGCAGCGATTGATTGATGACTATGTCAAACGATAG
- a CDS encoding PAS domain S-box protein, with the protein MESPIRPPDEAERLRALQRYAVLDTLPEQALDDITTLASQICNTPTSLISFVDRDRQWFKSRVGMTLTETPRDVSFCGHAILSPELFIVRDTTADPRFADNPLVTGDPHIRFYAGAPLITPEGQAVGSLCVTDRVPRELTPAQQEALQALSRQVIAQLELRLRAHELEESEGRLLHVFQSCPVAISIHRWGDRQFVDVNSAFVRMLGWHREELLGRTTTEVGIIDEAGSAVLRAQLAATGMVRDTMLEVHSRDGTTRTVLVGIELVELRREQHALTTFVDMTDRRTAEVAMRESEARYRALFEYAPDGILIADAQSTYLDANESICRMLGYTREELIGKNATDIVTPVETRHIESALDAIASTTTYHREWQFRRSDGSTFPAEVMATLMPDGRILAMIRDLTDRKQLEQQFLRAQRLESIGTLAGGIAHDLNNVLAPILLSIELLRDEVASADAAALLDTLQGSAERGSNLVKQVLSFARGVEGQRIPVNPTHLMRDLLTVMRDTFPKTIDLRFHPPRDLWTVIGDPTQLHQVFLNLCVNARDAMPGGGALTVTMDNVTLDETYAGMNLDALPGDYVVIRVEDTGVGIPPEIRDRILEPFFTTKEVGKGTGLGLSTALAIVKSHGGFIHLYSEVNKGTKFKVYLPADPSGASVERAVAERPSLPRGSGELILVVDDEEAIRRIARRSLEQFGYRVVLASHGAEAVAIYAQQMGQIAAVITDMAMPIMDGPALIMALTSMNPEVKIIGSSGLPSNDGVARALGAGVAYFVPKPYTAEILLRVLQRVLVGERDSS; encoded by the coding sequence ATGGAGTCCCCCATCCGCCCCCCCGATGAGGCCGAACGCCTCAGGGCCCTGCAGCGCTACGCCGTCCTCGATACCCTGCCTGAGCAGGCACTCGATGACATCACCACCCTTGCGTCGCAGATCTGCAACACCCCAACCTCCCTGATCTCTTTCGTCGATCGCGACCGCCAGTGGTTCAAGTCGCGGGTCGGGATGACCCTGACCGAGACGCCGCGGGATGTGTCGTTCTGCGGCCATGCGATCCTTTCCCCCGAGCTCTTCATCGTCCGGGACACGACCGCCGACCCGCGGTTCGCCGACAATCCCCTCGTCACGGGGGACCCGCACATCCGCTTCTACGCCGGCGCCCCACTGATCACCCCCGAAGGGCAGGCCGTCGGCTCGCTCTGTGTCACCGATCGGGTGCCACGGGAACTGACGCCGGCACAGCAGGAGGCGTTACAGGCCCTGAGCCGTCAGGTGATCGCCCAGCTCGAACTCCGGCTGCGGGCCCACGAGCTCGAGGAAAGTGAAGGGCGCCTGTTGCACGTCTTTCAGAGCTGCCCCGTTGCTATCTCGATTCACCGCTGGGGCGACCGCCAATTCGTCGACGTCAACAGCGCGTTCGTGAGGATGCTCGGGTGGCACAGGGAGGAACTCCTCGGACGCACCACCACCGAGGTCGGCATCATCGATGAGGCGGGATCGGCCGTGCTCCGGGCGCAACTCGCCGCAACAGGGATGGTTCGCGACACCATGCTCGAAGTGCACTCGCGCGACGGGACCACGCGGACCGTGCTGGTGGGGATCGAACTGGTGGAGCTGCGGCGCGAACAGCATGCGCTCACGACCTTTGTCGACATGACCGACCGACGCACGGCCGAGGTCGCGATGCGCGAAAGCGAGGCGCGCTATCGAGCGCTCTTCGAGTATGCGCCAGATGGGATCCTCATCGCCGATGCCCAGAGCACCTACCTCGATGCCAATGAAAGCATCTGCCGGATGCTCGGCTACACGCGCGAGGAACTGATCGGCAAGAATGCCACCGACATCGTGACGCCAGTGGAGACCAGACATATCGAGTCGGCACTCGATGCCATTGCCTCCACGACCACCTATCACCGGGAGTGGCAGTTCCGTCGCAGCGATGGGAGTACCTTCCCGGCCGAAGTGATGGCCACGCTGATGCCGGACGGACGGATCCTCGCAATGATCCGCGATCTCACCGACCGGAAGCAGCTGGAACAGCAGTTCCTGCGCGCCCAGCGGCTCGAGAGCATCGGCACCCTCGCCGGAGGCATTGCGCACGATCTCAACAACGTGCTCGCACCGATTCTCCTCTCGATCGAACTCCTGCGGGACGAGGTCGCCAGCGCTGATGCAGCAGCCCTGCTGGATACCCTGCAGGGGAGTGCCGAACGCGGCTCGAATCTGGTCAAACAGGTGCTCTCGTTCGCACGCGGCGTCGAAGGCCAGCGGATCCCCGTGAATCCGACGCACCTGATGCGGGACCTGCTCACCGTGATGCGGGACACGTTCCCCAAGACCATCGACCTCCGCTTCCACCCACCCCGCGATCTCTGGACCGTGATCGGCGATCCGACCCAGCTCCACCAGGTCTTTCTCAACCTCTGCGTCAACGCCCGGGACGCGATGCCGGGGGGCGGCGCACTGACGGTGACGATGGACAATGTGACCCTGGACGAGACCTATGCCGGGATGAATCTCGATGCCCTCCCGGGAGATTATGTCGTGATCCGGGTCGAGGACACCGGCGTCGGGATCCCGCCAGAGATTCGCGATCGCATCCTCGAACCCTTCTTCACCACCAAGGAAGTCGGCAAGGGGACCGGCCTCGGCCTCTCCACCGCCCTCGCCATCGTGAAGAGCCACGGCGGATTCATTCATCTCTACAGTGAGGTCAACAAGGGCACCAAGTTCAAGGTCTACCTCCCGGCCGACCCGTCCGGAGCCTCGGTGGAACGCGCGGTCGCCGAACGTCCCTCGCTACCGCGCGGCTCGGGCGAGCTGATCCTCGTGGTGGACGATGAAGAGGCAATCCGGCGCATTGCCCGGCGATCGCTGGAACAGTTTGGCTACCGGGTCGTGCTCGCTTCACACGGTGCGGAAGCGGTGGCGATCTATGCGCAGCAGATGGGACAGATCGCCGCCGTGATCACCGACATGGCGATGCCGATCATGGACGGCCCCGCGCTGATCATGGCGCTGACGTCGATGAATCCCGAGGTGAAGATCATCGGGAGCAGCGGCCTGCCCTCCAATGACGGCGTCGCGCGGGCACTCGGCGCGGGGGTCGCCTATTTCGTTCCCAAGCCCTACACGGCCGAAATTCTCCTCCGGGTCCTGCAGCGAGTGCTCGTGGGAGAGCGCGACTCCTCCTAG
- a CDS encoding cupin domain-containing protein, with the protein MTSTLLFRGTRMTIRLTTAETGGVYALIEMEHPPLVGPALHIHPRGPESFYVLAGEYTFTRGDETIVAGPGDAVTVPAGVPHRYVVGAAGGRALVIVPPGLEAYFERVGARLVEGQLSFEEEAAIASECGQDFLDHASHWGRT; encoded by the coding sequence ATGACATCGACGTTGCTCTTCCGCGGTACCCGGATGACCATTCGCCTGACGACGGCCGAAACCGGTGGTGTCTATGCCCTGATCGAAATGGAGCATCCCCCGCTGGTCGGCCCCGCCCTGCATATCCATCCCCGCGGACCGGAGAGCTTCTACGTCCTCGCGGGGGAGTACACCTTCACTCGCGGTGACGAGACCATCGTGGCAGGCCCGGGTGACGCTGTGACCGTTCCAGCCGGCGTGCCGCATCGCTACGTGGTTGGTGCGGCGGGTGGCCGCGCGCTGGTCATCGTGCCGCCGGGGCTCGAAGCGTACTTTGAACGCGTGGGCGCCAGGCTCGTCGAGGGGCAACTCAGCTTTGAGGAAGAGGCCGCCATCGCGAGCGAGTGTGGCCAGGATTTTCTCGATCACGCCTCGCACTGGGGCCGCACCTGA